One Halovivax ruber XH-70 genomic region harbors:
- a CDS encoding universal stress protein: MAHHVLVPYDDSERSTDALEFAIEEHPEATITAVHVIDPSDFYAATGMEGGAMANYDAIMEHQNERAENLLEDAREIASDAGAEIETDHVVGSVSRSILEYVDEHDIDHVVLGSHGRTGARRILLGSVAETITRRSPVPVTIVR; the protein is encoded by the coding sequence ATGGCACACCACGTCCTGGTTCCGTACGACGATTCCGAGCGATCGACCGACGCGCTCGAGTTCGCGATCGAGGAACATCCCGAGGCGACGATCACGGCCGTTCACGTGATCGATCCAAGCGACTTCTACGCGGCAACCGGCATGGAAGGCGGCGCAATGGCCAACTACGACGCCATCATGGAACACCAGAACGAACGGGCCGAGAACCTGCTCGAAGACGCCCGCGAGATCGCGAGCGACGCCGGCGCCGAGATCGAGACCGATCACGTCGTCGGGAGCGTCTCGCGTTCGATCCTGGAGTACGTCGACGAGCACGACATCGACCACGTCGTCCTCGGCAGTCACGGCCGCACCGGGGCCCGACGCATCCTGCTCGGCAGCGTCGCCGAGACGATCACCCGTCGCTCACCGGTCCCCGTCACCATCGTCCGGTGA